Proteins encoded in a region of the Streptococcus sanguinis genome:
- a CDS encoding MetQ/NlpA family ABC transporter substrate-binding protein: MMNLKKIFSVGLVGLAALGLAACGGSSSKESKSADGPVTVKVGVMSLSDTEEARWNKVQEILDKENAGVKLEYTQFTDYSQPNQALLDGDVDINAFQHYNFLENWNKEKGADLVSVADTYIAPIRLYSGTKDGKNKYTDVKDIPENGTIAVPNDATNESRALYLLESAGLIKLDVKGNELATVANIKENKKNLTISELDASQTPASLTSADAAVVNNTFVREAGIDYKKALFKEEANENSKQWYNLIAAKADWKKSDKADAIEKIIKAYHTDEVKKVIEESSDGMDQPVW; encoded by the coding sequence ATGATGAATTTGAAAAAAATCTTTTCAGTAGGCTTAGTAGGCCTTGCAGCCTTGGGTTTGGCAGCTTGCGGAGGCTCTTCTAGTAAGGAGAGCAAGTCAGCAGACGGACCTGTAACCGTCAAGGTTGGGGTAATGAGCCTGAGTGATACAGAAGAAGCGCGCTGGAACAAGGTTCAAGAGATTCTTGACAAAGAAAATGCAGGCGTTAAATTAGAGTATACGCAGTTTACCGACTACTCTCAGCCTAACCAAGCTCTACTTGATGGTGATGTGGACATCAATGCCTTCCAACATTATAATTTCCTTGAAAACTGGAACAAAGAGAAGGGAGCAGACCTTGTGTCTGTTGCGGATACTTATATCGCACCGATTCGTCTCTACTCTGGTACAAAGGACGGCAAAAATAAATATACAGATGTGAAAGACATCCCAGAAAATGGTACGATTGCCGTTCCAAATGATGCGACAAATGAGAGCCGTGCTCTTTATCTTCTTGAATCAGCTGGCTTGATCAAGCTTGATGTTAAAGGGAACGAGCTTGCGACTGTTGCCAACATCAAAGAAAACAAGAAGAATCTGACAATTTCTGAGTTGGATGCTTCTCAAACTCCAGCTTCTCTGACTTCAGCAGATGCTGCAGTTGTCAATAATACTTTCGTTCGCGAAGCAGGGATTGACTACAAGAAGGCCCTCTTCAAAGAAGAAGCCAATGAAAACTCAAAACAATGGTATAACCTGATTGCAGCGAAAGCAGATTGGAAGAAATCAGACAAGGCTGACGCGATTGAAAAAATTATCAAGGCTTACCACACTGATGAAGTGAAAAAAGTTATCGAAGAATCATCAGATGGTATGGATCAGCCAGTTTGGTAA
- the msrB gene encoding peptide-methionine (R)-S-oxide reductase MsrB, giving the protein MAEIYLAGGCFWGLEEYFSRIEGVEETTVGYANGQVEATNYQLIHQTDHAETVHLIYDEERVSLREILLYYFRVIDPLSVNKQGNDVGRQYRTGVYYTNQADKAVIEQVFAEQEKQLGQKIAVELEPLRHYVLAEDYHQDYLKKNPGGYCHINVNDAYQPLVDPGQYEKPTDAELKEQLTEEQYQVTQNSATERPFHNAYNATFEEGIYVDVTTGESLFFAGDKFESGCGWPSFSRPIAREVLRYYEDKSHGMERIEVRSRSGNAHLGHVFTDGPEAAGGLRYCINSAALRFIPKEKMEAEGYGYLLTFMQ; this is encoded by the coding sequence ATGGCAGAAATTTATCTAGCAGGTGGGTGCTTCTGGGGCTTGGAAGAGTACTTCTCCCGCATTGAGGGTGTAGAGGAAACGACAGTGGGATACGCCAATGGACAGGTGGAAGCAACCAACTACCAGCTGATTCACCAGACGGACCATGCAGAGACGGTTCATCTAATCTATGATGAAGAGCGGGTCAGCCTGCGGGAAATCCTGCTCTATTATTTCCGAGTTATTGATCCTCTGTCGGTCAATAAGCAGGGAAATGATGTTGGCCGTCAATATCGGACGGGCGTTTACTATACCAATCAAGCTGATAAGGCAGTCATTGAGCAGGTCTTTGCTGAGCAAGAAAAGCAGTTGGGACAAAAGATTGCTGTTGAGCTAGAGCCTTTGCGCCACTATGTCCTAGCTGAGGACTATCATCAGGATTATCTCAAGAAAAATCCCGGTGGCTACTGTCATATCAATGTCAATGATGCCTATCAGCCCTTGGTCGATCCAGGCCAGTACGAGAAGCCTACAGATGCGGAACTGAAAGAGCAGCTGACGGAAGAGCAGTACCAGGTGACTCAGAATAGTGCAACAGAGCGTCCTTTCCATAATGCCTACAATGCCACTTTTGAAGAAGGAATTTATGTAGATGTGACGACTGGAGAGTCCCTCTTTTTTGCTGGAGATAAGTTTGAGTCTGGCTGCGGCTGGCCTAGCTTTAGCCGGCCTATTGCCAGAGAAGTTCTGAGATACTATGAAGACAAGAGCCATGGAATGGAGCGTATCGAAGTGCGTAGCCGTTCTGGCAATGCCCATCTGGGTCATGTCTTCACAGACGGTCCAGAAGCAGCAGGAGGCCTACGTTACTGTATCAACTCAGCAGCTCTGCGATTTATTCCAAAAGAAAAAATGGAAGCAGAAGGATATGGCTATCTGCTGACTTTCATGCAGTAA
- a CDS encoding methionine ABC transporter permease, whose protein sequence is MLQLIQQFMPNVYRMGWSGQAGWGTAIYLTLYMTIIPFFIGGILGFIAGLLLVLTGPRGILENRLVFFVLDKVTSIFRAIPFIILLALINPFTRIIVGTGIGPTAALVPLSLAVFPFFARQVQVVLSELDRGVIEAAQASGATFWDIVGVYLREGLPDLIRVTTVTLISLVGETAMAGAIGAGGLGNVALTYGYQRFNHDVTILATILILLLIFFIQFVGDFLTRKISHR, encoded by the coding sequence ATGCTACAGCTGATTCAACAATTTATGCCCAATGTTTATAGAATGGGCTGGTCTGGGCAGGCTGGCTGGGGAACAGCTATTTACCTAACCCTGTATATGACTATCATTCCTTTCTTTATCGGAGGGATTCTAGGCTTTATCGCTGGTCTCTTGCTCGTCTTGACAGGGCCGAGAGGTATTTTGGAAAATAGACTTGTCTTTTTCGTCCTAGACAAGGTTACCTCTATTTTTCGGGCTATTCCTTTCATCATTCTCCTAGCCCTTATCAATCCCTTTACTCGGATTATTGTGGGAACTGGGATTGGACCGACTGCGGCCTTGGTGCCTCTTTCGCTGGCTGTTTTTCCTTTCTTTGCCCGTCAGGTTCAGGTGGTCTTATCCGAACTAGACCGAGGAGTTATTGAAGCAGCGCAGGCTAGTGGAGCAACCTTCTGGGACATTGTCGGTGTCTACCTGCGGGAAGGTCTGCCGGACTTGATTCGGGTGACGACTGTTACGCTAATCTCTCTGGTTGGTGAGACCGCTATGGCCGGAGCGATTGGAGCTGGTGGACTGGGAAATGTTGCCCTGACTTATGGTTATCAGCGTTTCAACCATGATGTGACCATTCTTGCGACTATTCTTATTTTGCTGCTCATCTTCTTTATTCAGTTTGTTGGGGATTTCCTGACGCGGAAGATTAGTCATAGATAA
- the gdhA gene encoding NADP-specific glutamate dehydrogenase, whose translation MTTAKEYIQSTFETVKARNGHEAEFLQAVEEFLNTLEPVFEKHPEYIEENILARITEPERVISFRVPWVDREGKVQVNRGYRVQFNSAVGPYKGGLRFHPTVNQGILKFLGFEQIFKNVLTGLPIGGGKGGSDFDPKGKTDAEVMRFCQSFMTELQKHIGPSLDVPAGDIGVGGREIGYLYGQYKRLNQFDAGVLTGKPLGFGGSLIRPEATGYGLVYYTEEMLKANGNSFAGKKVVISGSGNVAQYALQKATELGATVISVSDSNGYVIDENGIDFDLLVDVKEKRRARLTEYAAEKPTTTYHEGSVWTYAGNYDIALPCATQNEINGEAAKRLVAQGVICVSEGANMPSDLDAIAVYKENGIFYGPAKAANAGGVAVSALEMSQNSLRLSWTREEVDGRLKDIMTNIFNTAKTTAETYGLGTDYLAGANIAAFENVANAMIAQGIV comes from the coding sequence ATGACAACTGCTAAAGAATATATCCAAAGCACTTTCGAGACCGTAAAAGCCCGCAACGGACACGAGGCAGAATTCCTCCAAGCTGTTGAAGAGTTTCTCAATACCCTGGAGCCTGTTTTTGAAAAACACCCAGAATACATTGAGGAAAACATCCTAGCGCGTATTACGGAGCCTGAGCGCGTTATCAGCTTCCGTGTTCCTTGGGTAGACCGCGAAGGTAAAGTACAAGTTAACCGTGGTTACCGCGTACAATTTAACTCAGCAGTTGGTCCTTATAAAGGCGGACTTCGTTTCCACCCAACTGTAAACCAAGGGATCTTGAAGTTCCTCGGCTTTGAGCAAATCTTCAAAAATGTCTTGACTGGCCTGCCAATCGGCGGTGGTAAAGGTGGATCTGACTTTGATCCAAAAGGCAAGACAGATGCTGAAGTGATGCGCTTCTGCCAAAGCTTCATGACTGAATTGCAAAAACATATCGGCCCATCACTTGACGTCCCAGCTGGTGATATTGGTGTCGGCGGACGTGAAATCGGCTACCTCTACGGCCAATACAAACGCCTCAATCAATTCGACGCTGGTGTCTTGACTGGTAAACCCCTTGGATTTGGTGGCAGCTTGATCCGTCCAGAAGCAACTGGTTACGGCTTGGTTTACTACACCGAAGAAATGCTGAAAGCTAATGGTAACAGCTTTGCTGGCAAGAAGGTGGTTATTTCCGGTTCTGGTAACGTAGCTCAATACGCTCTCCAAAAAGCAACTGAGCTGGGAGCAACTGTTATCTCTGTATCTGACTCAAACGGTTATGTCATCGATGAAAACGGTATTGACTTTGACCTTTTGGTTGATGTCAAAGAAAAACGCCGCGCTCGTTTGACTGAATATGCAGCTGAGAAACCAACCACTACTTACCATGAAGGTTCTGTATGGACTTACGCTGGTAACTATGATATTGCTCTGCCATGTGCGACTCAAAATGAAATCAATGGCGAAGCTGCTAAACGCTTGGTTGCTCAAGGTGTTATCTGTGTATCTGAAGGTGCCAACATGCCGAGCGACCTGGATGCTATCGCTGTTTACAAAGAAAATGGTATCTTCTACGGACCTGCCAAAGCTGCCAATGCTGGTGGTGTAGCTGTATCCGCTCTGGAAATGAGCCAAAACAGCCTTCGTCTGTCATGGACTCGCGAAGAAGTGGACGGACGTCTCAAAGACATCATGACAAACATCTTCAACACAGCTAAAACAACTGCTGAAACATACGGTCTTGGTACTGACTACCTTGCAGGAGCAAATATCGCTGCCTTCGAAAACGTGGCCAACGCTATGATTGCCCAAGGTATTGTTTAA
- a CDS encoding DUF4352 domain-containing protein: protein MNQRIQQEIVSEDNLVYRLKRPLHKQGLFWAALVSGIIIFLLALLSILLVITTIGLMEENDHLKSLTGHHNSPLETYSSHAFEKTVEFSSGLKVTVHSAVEDSKRVMSDESTGVAVVATITVENTSKKPILVSPYDFGLYDKKENVYILDGSTFDNTQIGTNLAPGKSIRFDLVFDGEGGDEDTYTVTYDNAKWQKEKSKPKQEKKKDQ, encoded by the coding sequence ATGAATCAGCGAATTCAGCAGGAGATTGTCAGTGAGGACAATCTTGTTTACCGTTTAAAACGTCCTCTCCACAAGCAGGGTCTCTTTTGGGCAGCTCTGGTGTCTGGTATTATCATCTTTCTTCTGGCCTTGCTCAGCATTCTCCTCGTCATCACCACGATTGGCCTTATGGAGGAAAATGACCATCTCAAGTCTCTCACAGGCCACCATAACTCGCCTTTAGAGACCTATTCCAGCCATGCTTTTGAGAAAACAGTTGAATTTTCCAGCGGACTCAAGGTGACAGTTCATTCGGCAGTGGAAGACAGCAAGCGAGTCATGAGCGATGAGTCAACAGGAGTAGCTGTCGTTGCAACCATCACGGTTGAAAACACTTCTAAAAAGCCCATTCTGGTCAGTCCTTATGACTTTGGACTTTATGACAAGAAGGAGAATGTCTATATTTTGGACGGCTCAACCTTTGACAATACACAAATCGGCACCAATCTGGCGCCAGGCAAGTCTATCCGCTTTGACTTGGTATTTGACGGGGAAGGCGGCGATGAGGATACCTATACCGTGACCTACGACAATGCTAAGTGGCAAAAGGAGAAAAGCAAGCCAAAGCAAGAGAAAAAGAAGGATCAGTAG
- a CDS encoding dihydroorotate oxidase: MVSTSTQIAGFDFDNCLMNAAGVACMKKEELAEVKDSAAGTFVTKTATLDFRQGNPEPRYQDVPLGSINSMGLPNNGLDYYLDYLLELQESEPNRTFFLSLVGMSPEETHTILQKVQASDFKGITELNLSCPNVPGKPQIAYDFETTEKILSEVFAYFTKPLGIKLPPYFDIVHFDQAAAIFNKYPLKFVNCVNSIGNGLYIEDESVVIRPKNGFGGIGGQYIKPTALANVHAFYQRLKPEIQIIGTGGVLTGRDAFEHILCGASMVQVGTTLHKEGVAAFERITTELKDIMEEKGYESLEDFRGKLKYIEG, encoded by the coding sequence ATGGTTTCGACATCTACACAAATTGCTGGTTTTGATTTTGATAACTGCCTGATGAATGCAGCTGGGGTTGCCTGCATGAAAAAAGAGGAACTGGCAGAAGTCAAAGACTCTGCTGCGGGAACCTTTGTGACCAAGACAGCGACGCTGGACTTCCGTCAGGGGAATCCAGAACCGCGCTATCAAGATGTACCGCTAGGGTCTATCAACTCCATGGGGCTGCCCAACAATGGCTTAGACTACTATCTTGACTACCTGCTGGAACTCCAGGAAAGTGAACCAAATCGCACTTTCTTCCTCTCTTTGGTTGGTATGTCACCAGAAGAAACCCACACCATTCTTCAGAAAGTTCAGGCAAGTGACTTTAAAGGCATTACTGAGCTCAATCTCTCCTGCCCCAATGTCCCTGGTAAGCCGCAGATTGCTTATGACTTTGAAACGACGGAAAAGATTTTGTCAGAGGTTTTTGCTTATTTCACCAAGCCACTGGGTATCAAGCTGCCTCCTTATTTTGACATCGTGCATTTTGATCAAGCCGCTGCGATTTTTAACAAATATCCACTCAAGTTTGTCAATTGTGTAAACTCAATCGGAAACGGTCTTTATATAGAAGATGAGTCAGTGGTCATTCGTCCGAAAAATGGTTTTGGAGGTATCGGAGGTCAGTATATCAAGCCGACCGCTCTAGCTAATGTCCATGCCTTTTACCAACGCCTGAAACCGGAAATCCAAATCATCGGAACTGGTGGTGTCCTGACTGGCCGCGATGCTTTTGAGCATATCCTCTGTGGAGCCAGTATGGTGCAGGTAGGAACAACCCTTCATAAAGAAGGAGTGGCAGCCTTCGAGCGCATTACCACAGAACTCAAGGATATTATGGAAGAAAAAGGCTATGAAAGTCTGGAAGATTTCCGAGGGAAATTGAAGTATATTGAGGGGTAA
- a CDS encoding methionine ABC transporter ATP-binding protein — MGKEIIKLDHIDVVFNQKKQDIRAVEDVTIHINQGDIYGIVGYSGAGKSTLVRVINLLQVPSAGKITVDDTVFYDHHQVQLTAAELRQKRKDIGMIFQHFNLMAQMTAKENVAFALKHSPLSAAEKEKKVHTLLDLVGLADRADNYPAQLSGGQKQRVAIARALANDPKILISDESTSALDPKTTKQILALLQDLNQKLGLTIVLITHEMQIVKDIANRVAVMQNGRLIEEGSVLDIFSNPKNELTQDFITTATGINEAMIKINQQKIVQKLPENSILAHLKYSGVVTDTAIINDIYKQYQISANILHANIEILDHVPVGEMVVILSGETKQLAAVQESLREAGVELHVLKERSN, encoded by the coding sequence ATGGGCAAAGAAATTATCAAATTGGATCACATTGATGTCGTTTTTAATCAAAAGAAGCAAGACATTAGGGCCGTAGAAGATGTGACCATTCATATTAATCAGGGAGATATTTATGGAATTGTAGGTTATTCTGGTGCCGGAAAGTCTACCTTGGTCCGTGTTATTAACTTGCTGCAGGTGCCGTCTGCCGGTAAGATCACGGTGGATGATACGGTTTTCTATGATCATCATCAGGTTCAGCTTACTGCGGCTGAGCTACGCCAAAAGCGTAAGGATATTGGGATGATTTTCCAGCATTTTAACCTCATGGCTCAGATGACAGCCAAGGAAAATGTTGCCTTTGCGCTCAAGCATTCACCTTTATCAGCTGCTGAAAAAGAGAAGAAAGTTCATACGCTTTTAGACTTGGTGGGCTTAGCGGATCGGGCGGACAATTATCCTGCCCAGCTGTCTGGCGGTCAGAAGCAGCGGGTGGCTATTGCGCGGGCCTTGGCCAATGATCCCAAAATCCTAATCTCGGACGAGTCCACATCCGCTCTGGATCCTAAGACGACCAAGCAGATTTTAGCTCTATTGCAGGATTTGAATCAAAAATTGGGCCTGACTATTGTCCTCATTACTCACGAAATGCAGATTGTCAAGGACATTGCCAACCGGGTAGCGGTTATGCAAAATGGTCGGCTGATTGAGGAAGGCTCAGTTCTGGATATTTTCTCTAATCCCAAGAATGAGCTGACCCAAGATTTCATTACGACCGCAACCGGTATCAATGAGGCCATGATCAAAATCAATCAGCAGAAGATTGTGCAAAAATTGCCGGAAAATTCCATTCTGGCCCACCTGAAATACTCAGGTGTGGTGACGGACACAGCCATTATAAACGACATTTACAAGCAGTATCAAATATCGGCCAATATTCTTCACGCCAATATTGAGATTTTAGATCATGTACCGGTCGGAGAAATGGTCGTTATCTTATCTGGAGAGACCAAGCAACTGGCGGCGGTGCAGGAAAGTCTGCGCGAAGCAGGAGTAGAGCTGCATGTTCTGAAAGAAAGGAGTAACTAA
- a CDS encoding DUF2268 domain-containing protein — translation MKINMIRSDKVYQELLELPFDKREGCFRAKILAPFALKYQTQHIPLKAKYPGGFDALFLLGFMNQLPGTLSEKDRPAIDSLSSDQLWQDCQDTIKRSIGLFEQAGYDLEVEDYHFTILLGNPDKPMLQLNKGYSGDGGIPGYLMLSLLPNDYTLPRVQAALAHECNHNVRFQFIKWNQQTTLADWVVSEGLAESFAAELYGKELIGPWVTSTSPEQLEEIKPIISSQLQLTGMAEMAPYLYGDEIAEIQGQIPVGMPYAAGYAYGYHLIQAYLKKTGKSIIEATVTPTEEILEATKDFWQ, via the coding sequence ATGAAAATCAATATGATTCGTTCAGATAAGGTTTATCAAGAGCTGCTTGAACTTCCATTTGATAAAAGGGAGGGCTGTTTTCGAGCGAAAATACTCGCTCCATTTGCTCTTAAATACCAAACTCAGCACATTCCTTTAAAAGCGAAGTATCCTGGAGGATTTGATGCTCTATTTCTACTTGGCTTTATGAATCAGCTGCCTGGAACTCTGTCAGAAAAGGATAGACCAGCTATCGACTCTCTGAGCTCTGATCAACTCTGGCAAGACTGCCAGGATACCATCAAAAGGAGTATTGGTCTTTTTGAACAGGCTGGCTATGATTTAGAGGTTGAGGATTACCATTTTACTATTTTATTGGGCAATCCAGACAAGCCTATGCTACAGCTCAATAAGGGTTACAGCGGAGATGGTGGAATCCCAGGCTACCTCATGCTTAGTCTACTACCAAATGACTATACTTTGCCACGTGTGCAGGCGGCGTTGGCTCACGAGTGCAATCATAATGTCCGCTTCCAATTTATCAAATGGAACCAGCAGACGACATTAGCAGACTGGGTAGTTAGTGAAGGATTGGCGGAGTCTTTTGCTGCTGAGCTCTATGGTAAAGAGCTTATTGGACCTTGGGTCACTTCAACCAGTCCAGAGCAGTTAGAAGAGATTAAGCCCATCATCTCCAGTCAGCTTCAGCTAACGGGGATGGCGGAAATGGCTCCTTATCTCTATGGTGATGAAATTGCAGAAATACAGGGTCAAATACCAGTCGGTATGCCCTATGCTGCAGGCTATGCTTATGGCTATCATTTGATACAAGCTTATCTGAAAAAGACTGGCAAGAGCATTATTGAAGCGACAGTAACACCCACAGAAGAGATTTTAGAGGCGACGAAAGACTTTTGGCAATGA
- a CDS encoding GNAT family N-acetyltransferase: MNLRPMEVRDNPAVAQLIRASLEEFGLDKPGTVYFDSHLDHLADYYQHQERAAYFVLEDEGHLVGCGGFAPVSDKIAELQKLYVTKNSRGKGYSSRLIKQIFQEARLAGYEQLYLETTTELATAVAIYQHYGFTSLQQPLSNAAGHPAMNIWMIKSLLSDK; encoded by the coding sequence ATGAACTTACGGCCAATGGAAGTGAGAGACAATCCAGCTGTAGCGCAGCTCATTCGAGCCAGCCTAGAAGAATTCGGGCTTGACAAACCAGGAACTGTCTACTTTGATTCTCATCTAGATCATTTGGCCGACTACTATCAACATCAAGAGAGGGCAGCTTACTTTGTTCTGGAAGATGAAGGTCATCTCGTTGGCTGCGGTGGCTTTGCACCTGTGTCTGATAAGATAGCTGAATTACAAAAACTCTATGTCACTAAAAACAGTCGTGGCAAAGGTTATTCCAGCCGGCTGATAAAGCAGATTTTCCAAGAAGCCCGCCTAGCAGGTTATGAACAGCTTTATCTAGAAACCACTACTGAACTGGCTACGGCCGTGGCCATCTATCAGCACTATGGTTTTACATCACTGCAACAACCACTTTCTAACGCCGCCGGCCACCCAGCTATGAATATCTGGATGATAAAATCTCTCTTATCAGATAAATAG
- a CDS encoding EXLDI protein — MHYKTVELKVTNQGIHERKIFQGVRIFSRSKLSKDQKSILTQKLYLTPKQNIVYYQRTDVNYDKNWHHNKDYYELAYDQLDRETVFKVCQDFDELSPFLENDLLEKLKEKQSAGKFFEKLDI; from the coding sequence ATGCACTATAAAACAGTTGAATTGAAAGTCACAAATCAAGGTATCCATGAGCGCAAGATCTTTCAAGGTGTGAGGATTTTCAGTCGTAGCAAGCTGTCCAAAGATCAGAAAAGCATTCTGACGCAGAAGCTTTACCTGACACCGAAGCAAAACATCGTTTACTATCAGCGAACAGATGTCAACTATGACAAGAACTGGCATCATAATAAGGACTATTACGAACTAGCTTATGACCAGTTGGACAGAGAAACTGTCTTTAAGGTTTGTCAAGATTTTGATGAACTAAGTCCTTTTCTGGAGAATGATCTGCTGGAGAAGCTAAAAGAAAAGCAGTCAGCAGGCAAGTTTTTTGAAAAATTAGATATATAA
- a CDS encoding mechanosensitive ion channel family protein → MSKTGNVFSRYIQQFDWSKIADDLFSKLVSLLLLFILFYIVKKILHLSVTKIIAPSLKLSKQDVARQKTITRLIENLLNYVLYFLLIYWVLSILGLPVSSLLAGAGIAGVAIGMGAQGFLSDLVNGFFILLERQLDVGDNVRLTNGPINIAGTVISVGIRTTQVRDADGTLHFVPNRNIMVVSNLSRGDMRVLIDIPIYAQTDLDEIYRIISKVNEEAVPEHPEILKEPNILGPQMASNGQFNFRISMIVQGGMQISIYHIFYRLYHEALLREGIELPTLGPLSKGK, encoded by the coding sequence ATGTCTAAGACCGGAAATGTCTTTTCTCGCTATATCCAGCAGTTTGACTGGAGCAAGATTGCAGATGACCTTTTTTCCAAGCTGGTCTCTTTACTTCTGCTTTTTATCTTATTTTACATCGTTAAGAAAATCCTGCATTTGTCAGTGACCAAAATTATTGCCCCCTCTCTCAAGCTATCCAAGCAGGATGTAGCCAGACAGAAAACCATCACTCGTCTGATTGAGAATCTGCTTAATTATGTCTTGTATTTTCTCTTGATTTACTGGGTTTTATCCATCTTGGGACTGCCGGTTTCCAGCCTTTTGGCTGGTGCCGGGATTGCTGGGGTGGCTATCGGGATGGGAGCTCAGGGCTTCCTGTCGGACCTGGTCAATGGCTTCTTTATCCTTCTCGAGCGACAGTTAGATGTCGGTGACAATGTCCGCCTGACTAACGGTCCTATCAACATCGCTGGAACAGTAATCAGTGTCGGGATTCGGACGACGCAGGTACGGGACGCGGACGGAACGCTGCATTTTGTTCCAAACCGCAATATCATGGTTGTCAGTAATCTTTCCCGTGGAGATATGCGTGTTCTGATTGATATCCCCATTTATGCCCAGACGGATTTGGACGAGATTTACCGCATCATTTCCAAGGTCAATGAAGAAGCCGTACCAGAACATCCGGAGATTCTCAAGGAACCGAATATTTTGGGGCCGCAGATGGCTTCAAATGGCCAGTTCAACTTCCGTATCAGCATGATAGTGCAGGGAGGCATGCAGATTTCTATTTACCATATCTTCTACCGTCTTTACCATGAGGCGCTTTTACGAGAGGGGATTGAGCTTCCGACGCTTGGACCTCTTTCCAAAGGCAAATAA
- a CDS encoding alanine/glycine:cation symporter family protein has product MLEILNRLDSLVWGPPLLILLVGTGIYLSLRLGLLQIFRLPRAFRLIFVSDEEHQGDVSSFAALCTALAATVGTGNIIGVATAIKTGGPGALFWMWVAAFFGMATKYAEGLLAIKYRRKDAHGAMAGGPMHYILLGMGEKWRPLAIFFAIAGILVALLGIGTFTQVNSITEAMQNTIQLPPAVTASILAILVALVIFSGIQSIARVSTKVVPFMAAIYILGTVTVLAVNLDRLLPTLQLVFSSAFSQTAAVGGFAGATIQMAIQNGVARGVFSNESGLGSAPIAAAAARTKEPVEQGLISMIGTFIDTLIICSLTGLTILITGVWDGNLNGVSLTQAAFASVFANFGPVLLSVFLVLFAFTTILGWNYYGERCFEFLFGVRYIRVYRLLFVLMIVLGGFVGLEAVWIIADIVNALMALPNLIALLVLSPIVISETKKYFDKHRKN; this is encoded by the coding sequence ATGTTGGAAATATTGAATCGTCTGGATTCTTTGGTTTGGGGTCCACCCCTGCTCATTTTGCTGGTTGGTACCGGTATCTATCTCAGTCTGCGTCTGGGCTTGCTGCAGATTTTTCGACTTCCGCGTGCCTTTCGGCTAATCTTTGTATCAGACGAGGAGCATCAGGGCGATGTCTCTAGCTTTGCTGCTCTCTGTACAGCTCTAGCCGCGACTGTTGGGACAGGAAATATCATCGGAGTGGCAACAGCCATTAAAACCGGTGGACCGGGTGCCCTCTTCTGGATGTGGGTGGCTGCTTTCTTTGGGATGGCGACCAAGTATGCCGAAGGCCTCTTGGCTATCAAGTACCGCCGCAAGGATGCTCATGGAGCCATGGCAGGCGGTCCTATGCACTATATCTTACTAGGAATGGGCGAGAAGTGGCGTCCTCTAGCCATCTTTTTCGCGATAGCTGGTATCTTGGTGGCTCTCTTGGGGATTGGGACCTTTACGCAGGTCAATTCCATCACAGAGGCCATGCAGAATACCATTCAGCTGCCTCCAGCTGTGACAGCTTCTATCTTGGCTATTTTGGTGGCTCTGGTTATTTTCAGCGGTATCCAGTCTATTGCTCGAGTATCGACCAAGGTTGTGCCCTTTATGGCAGCGATTTATATCTTGGGCACTGTGACTGTCTTAGCGGTCAATCTAGATCGATTGCTGCCCACTCTCCAGCTGGTCTTTAGTTCAGCCTTTAGTCAGACAGCTGCTGTCGGTGGCTTTGCCGGTGCGACTATCCAGATGGCCATTCAAAACGGGGTTGCGCGCGGAGTTTTCTCCAATGAATCTGGCTTGGGATCAGCCCCCATTGCAGCGGCGGCAGCTCGGACTAAAGAACCGGTAGAACAGGGCTTGATTTCCATGATCGGAACCTTCATCGACACCCTGATTATTTGTAGTCTGACAGGCTTGACGATTTTAATCACAGGGGTTTGGGATGGCAATCTTAATGGTGTGTCCTTGACTCAGGCAGCCTTTGCGAGTGTTTTTGCTAATTTTGGTCCAGTTCTGCTTTCAGTCTTTCTAGTTCTGTTTGCCTTTACGACTATCTTGGGCTGGAACTACTATGGTGAGCGCTGTTTTGAATTTCTCTTTGGGGTGCGCTATATCCGTGTTTATCGCTTGCTCTTTGTCCTGATGATTGTCCTCGGTGGCTTTGTGGGTCTAGAGGCGGTCTGGATTATTGCAGATATTGTCAATGCCCTCATGGCCTTGCCAAACTTGATTGCCTTATTAGTCTTGTCTCCAATTGTCATTAGTGAAACAAAGAAATATTTTGACAAGCATCGAAAGAACTAA